In one Oryza glaberrima chromosome 2, OglaRS2, whole genome shotgun sequence genomic region, the following are encoded:
- the LOC127764531 gene encoding protein FERTILITY RESTORER RF2, mitochondrial, translated as MSTLVTCSLPGAVTTHASTRRFGGSQFQTSQASCISFKREVSAKAVLRSVRCNATQTQSAQRKSSTATVKRSDPKGKTQGPKLDDGSGGFPPFRFGKGGGGGGGGGGGSNYFGGFLLFACVLLLDYLKEFEKNLIARRQRAGYDANNDMFQQ; from the exons ATGTCAACACTTGTCACATGCTCACTGCCAGGGGCTGTAACCACTCATGCATCAACTAGGAGATTTGGAG GTTCGCAATTTCAGACATCTCAAGCTAGCTGCATCTCATTTAAAAGGGAAGTGTCTGCGAAAGCAGTATTAAGA AGCGTAAGATGCAACGCCACTCAGACCCAAAGTGCTCAGCGGAAATCTTCAACTGCAACCGTCAAACGATCTGACCCCAAAG GAAAAACTCAGGGGCCAAAATTGGATGATGGGAGCGGTGGTTTCCCTCCATTTCGTTTCGGcaaaggtggtggtggcggcggaggtggtggaggtggcagCAACTACTTCGGTGGATTCCTTCTCTTCGCCTGTGTGTTGCTCCTAGATTACCTGAAGGAGTTTGAGAAAAATCTGATTGCTCGAAGGCAACGCGCTGGATATGATGCAAACAATGATATGTTCCAACAATAA